The sequence below is a genomic window from Leishmania braziliensis MHOM/BR/75/M2904 complete genome, chromosome 4.
GCGATACCTCGAGCACTTGGAGCGTGCCTcggccgacgctgctgctgctgctgctgctactcgTGACGGTAGTAATGGCGACTCGCCTCACAAGAGGAGCTACGTGTGCTTGGTCGGTGAGACACGccgtgtggtggcggcgccagcgTACACCCGCTTCGCGTGCTCCTCGGCGgagctgtcgcagctgctgtcccTACCACTGACCTCAGCATCCACCACCTCGAGTACAGTGCGGCGCCCGGCATCACTGCAGGTGGACGCTGTTGCCCGTTGGCGGCAGGAGACTCCTGAATTCACCTACGTCTCTGATGTGTACATCCCTgaggtgcagctggcgcacacAATCGCCCACCACCTCGACAGCGTCCGTGTCGGGGCTGTGCTGGAATGCCACATCGCTCGAGTGCAACCTACACAAGGCCTGTTGGAGCTGGTGATTGACCGTGTCTTACCCGGCGGTGATGAACGGCACTACGAGCGCCTCTGGATGGGGGGGTTTGTGTCTCAGCTTGATGCGTAGTAGGCCGTCTTCGCATCCCTCTCTTCGCCATCTGGggccctctctccttttcctctctggCTGCCAGCTTCCACTGCCGCagtcgttgctgccgcttcctttcctgactctctctctctctctgcctgtgtgtgcgtgtgggtgtgtgtgagagagagccTAATAAAACAAGAAGGGTATACGTAGTGGCGCGAGAGGgacgaaggagagaaagtGCGCGTGACCAGAGTGACGTTGCCTGTTTGGGGTGGGTAATCGAACAAAGACGAAGGGAGGATGAAACTTAACGGAGCCTGAGcgactccccccccctcctccacacacacacacacacacacgcacccgaGTAAGCATGAgagagcagcacagcacatcGCTGAAAGACCGGGAAGAAAAAGGTACgaaacagcaaaaaaaaaaaagaaaagaggccATTCTGAGCAACGGCTCTTTCCACGCACGatctcctctccccaccgTCCACCCGCACCACccttgcgcgcgcgcttccccctctcatctcatctctcttctcctctgtcgTTTTCCTTTGCATACCACCACATGCCCACAActcttccttcttttctGGTTGGACCGATGCCGTTGATGTCTtctgtcgccgccaccgcagcagcagcagccggctTTCCCGATCAACCGGAAAAGAGCAATGGGACAACTCTTCGCCGGCCTGTGGGGCCTGTTCAAGGGAAACAAATCCTACAAGCTGCTCATCCTTGGCCTGAACAACGCCGGTAAGACATCCATCCTATACCACCTGCAGCTGGGTCACTCTATTGCCACCCAGCCCACCCTCGGCGGCAACACGGAAACGCTCACCATCACGCACCCGCAGACAAACAACTCCATCACCTTCACCTGTTGGGACTTGGGTGGACAGGAGCAGCTGAGAGCGTCGTGGAAGCTCTACTACGACCATACCGACGCCATTGTGTTCGTTGTCGACGCCGCGGACGCCGGGCGGTTCCCGCAGGC
It includes:
- a CDS encoding putative ADP-ribosylation factor, with product MGQLFAGLWGLFKGNKSYKLLILGLNNAGKTSILYHLQLGHSIATQPTLGGNTETLTITHPQTNNSITFTCWDLGGQEQLRASWKLYYDHTDAIVFVVDAADAGRFPQAKEVLHQLLHCEPSLQHSTLLVLANKQDLESAAAPAELIEYLELGKLKDRTWTLMGCSTSTGESLRVAMNWIAENV